From Ovis aries strain OAR_USU_Benz2616 breed Rambouillet chromosome 25, ARS-UI_Ramb_v3.0, whole genome shotgun sequence:
aaccagtctgttgttccatgtccagttctaactgttgcttcctgacctgcatacagatttctcaagaggcaggtcaggtggtttggtattcccatctctttcagaattttccacagtttattgtgatccatacagtcaaaggcttaggcatagtcaataaagcagaaatagatgtttttctggaactctcttgctttttcgatgatccatcggatgttggcaatttgatctctggttcctctgccttttctaaaaccagcttgaacatcaggaagttcacggttcacgtattgctgaagcctggcctggaggattttgagcattactttactagcatgtgagatgagtgcaattgtgcggtagtttgagcattctatggcattgcctttctttgggattggaatgaaaactgaccttttccagtcctgtggccactgctgagttttccaaatgtgctggcatattgagtgcagcactttcacagcatcatcgttcaggatttgaaacagctcaaatggaattccatcacctcctctagctttgttcatagggatgctttccaaggcccacttgacttcacattccaggatgtctggctctagatgagtgatcacaccatcgtgattatctgggtcctgaagatcttttttgtacagttcttctgtgtattcttgccacctcttcttaatatcttctgcttctgttaggtccataccatttctgtcctttatcaagcccatctttgcatgaaatgttcccttggtatctctcattttcttgaagagatccttagtttttcccattctgttcttttcctctatttctttgcactgattgctgaagaagtctttcttatctctttttgctattctctggaactctgcattcagatgcttatatctttccttttcttctttgcttttcacttctcttcttttcacagctatttgtaaggcctccccagatagctatttgtaaggcctccccagacagccattttgcttttttgtatttcttttccatggagatggtcttgatccctgtctcctgtacagtgtcacgaacctcattccatagttcatcaggtactctatctatcagatctaggcccttaaatctatttctcacttccactgtataatcataagggatttgatttaggtcatacctgaatggtctagcggttttccctactttcttcgatttaagtctgaatttggcaataaggtgttcatgatctgagccacagtcagctcctggtcttgtttttgttgcctgtatagagcttctccatctttggctgcagagaatataatcaatctgatttcggtgttgactatctggtgatgtccatgtgtagagtcttctcttgtgttgttggaagagggtgtttgctatgagcagtgcattttcttggcaaaactctattagtctttgccctgcttcattccgtattccaaggccaaatttgcctgttactccaggtgtttcttgacttcctacttttgcattccagtcccctataatgaaaaggacatcttttttgggtgttagttctaaaaggtcttgtaggtcttcatagaaccgttcaatttcagcttcttcagtgttactggttggggcatacacttggattactgtcatattgagtggtttgccttggaaatgaacagagatcattctgtcgtttttgagattgcatccaagtactgcatttcggactcttttttgttgaccatggtggctactccattttttctgagggattcctgcccgcagtagtagatataatggccatctgagttaaattcacccattccagtccattttagttcgctgattcctagaatgtcaatcttcactcttgccatctcttatttgaccactttgaacttgccttgattcatggacctgacattccaggttcctatgcaatattgctctttacagcatcggaccttgcttctatcaccagtcacatccacagctgggtattgtttttgctttggctccatcccttcattctttctggagttatttctccactgatctccagtagcatattgggcacctgctgacctggggagttcccctttcagtatcctatcattttgccttttcatactgttcatggggttctcaaggcaagaatactgaagtggcttgccattcccttctccagtgggccacattctgtcagacctctccaccatgacccacccgtcttgggttgccccacgggcatggcttggtttcattgagtttgacaaggctgtggtcctagtgtgattagattgtctagttttctgtgagtatggtttcagtctgtctgccctctgatgccttcttgcaacacctaacatcttacttgggtttctcttaccttgggcgtggggtatcacTTCACGGCTGCTGCAGCAAATCAGTCATCACTATTAATCTCAAATCTTTCCACCTTACTGCTTTTTTAAgtgggaagaaataaaaggaagcatTGCCAAAGTTGATTAAATGGTGACTTATCTGTTAATGTCGCATGAGGACTTGGCCTCAGGATGAACAGTGTTCTTGTTGAAATAAATACTGCATTGTACATCTCTTATTCTTTAATCATATTATTAGATTAAAAGATCTAGAAAAAGGTAAACATAGcattcaagaaaatatttacagcatttaaatataaagaaagataTTCTTGGATTAAGTGGATAGATTAATGTGTTATCCTAGTTACATTTTTCCATTTAGAAAACAGTTGAGTTCGGCTTCTCAGTGAATCATGAATCTATGCTTTGTGACAGATAACACAATAATatggtactttaaaaaattacgtGAACTTAAAAGTGTTTTTTATCTGCTAAAATGCATCCCATGAAATATttctcacgtgtgtgtgtgtgtatgtgtgtgtatgtgtgtgtatcacacacagaaacacagaaacacactGATCTCTGTGGGAAAACGGTAAAGCAGCAGCGTCTTATTACAGGAAGACTGAGTCAGAAACCTCTTTCATTCAATACGGAGAATTTAAAATGCCAGGAGATAGAATGAGAAGTAGTTGAAGTATTAGAAGATGAGCAGGAACAGAATATACTTGAGTCATTCCGCCCAACTCCAAGGGGGGCCGGCGGAAATCTGCACTCGGCCCTCTTTCTCAGGTGTGGTTAACCTCCAGACGAGCGCCTTCGCGCGCTAAAGTCCTGTCGCCTAATGTGGATAAGCCTGGTGCAGTAAGGCCTGTTGTTGGTGCCTGGGGAAGCAGCAGGAAGTCGTATAAAGAATAGGCTTTGGAACCAGAGAGACGAAGGATTTTAATCTTAGACGCCTCGTTTACGAGCTCTGATTTTACTAAGTATCGAACAGAATCATTTAACTTCTCTCAGCTGCAGGTTCCTCACTTATAAAAATGGGATATAATTTCACTTTGTGTAGATTTTGTGAGGATTAGAACTATTATGTGGAAAGCGCCTGGCAGATTAGGCGTTCAGTAAATAGTAGCAGTGTTAATGCGGTCTTAAGTCATTGTGCCAGTGTTAATTTTAGGCTCGACGCCTCTGGCATTTAGGTAGCAATGATAGTCGCAGGTCAAGCCGAGGAACCGAATTGACTGTGGAGACCAGTCCCGTCGGTGTCCCTCCTGATGCCCGTTGTCGCTGTGTAGTGTGGTTACCCCATGATTCCGGAACGTCACCAGTTTCACACTTAGTTCCCTGAATGTAAATTTTAGGGATGGACATAGCCACTCTCAGCCTCACCTTTGTGTGATGGTAACATGTCCTTCAGAAGTGGTGTGGGATATGCCTTGTTAGGGCCATCTTAGGTTGTTCCCGTTTCTTAGCAATCATAGAACAGGAAATCTTCTTATTCTCATACTGCTTTAGCATGGATGCTTCAGTTCTGCTGTAGGACACTGGACGCAGTGCCTAATACGCATTCTGCTATGCTCTATTTAACATTGCAGTCATTCTTCAAATCACTGAGATTATGTAACCATTTAAGCTTTCCCATTGTTGAAAAAGTTGAATGAAATTACAGTTATTTGTGttctagcaaacatttattaaatgtttaataaatctagcaaacatttattaaatatgtgccaggcattgtgccagCTGCTAAGACTGGGCAGATGAAAAAAGCCCGGTATTAATGCCTGCTCTCAACTTGCTCACATATAGGGGagtcagagggaagacagacgcAGAATAGTGGGACAGTGTGCGAGTAGCATTATGTTGCGGCATTTGCAGCCAGAAGGGGTTCCAGATAATGAAATGAATAACTGTTATTGTGATTGGTGAGTGATCGGAGTGTTTCACATTTGTAATAATTTGCCATGATGTGACCGAAGTGTGTCTTTTCACTGTAAAATCTGTGCTGTTGTGAGTGGTTCCGTTTCCAAACAGAGTCTTCACTTATGGGATATTGAGTTTAAAGAAAAGCTCAGTCGTACTAGATTTTTGATAAAGCTAAAGCACGACATTTATCCCCATCTATCTTTTCTCACAAGAAATACGGTTTTGAAGCACACGTGCCTTGGACTTCCCTTGAGAAAACGAGCCTATCCCGTCGTTAGTCCCATCTGTAGCTTCGTGTTGTCCTTGAACGTTTTTAGTAATTGGGGGCCCAGGTGCATTTCAACAGCAATTGTCATTTTCTTTGCAGTAGTGGTTCTGTGTATAGCTTGTGTGCTGACGAAGATGAGGAAATAGAGCCTTCTCCTTCTGGGCAACAGATAATTGAAAATTCAATCACTATGAATAAGATGAAGCTGCTGAAGGCTAAGATGGAGACCATGAACCTCAGCAAAAAGGTGAAGCTTGGCCGGGCCTCGCGTCGGCGCTCCCTGCGGGGCTCGCGGCTCGGAGGCCTGCTGGTAATCGTTGGGGAGAAAAGCCGTATAAGATACTCACCTCGAGTTTCTGACCTCACTTACTGCAGCATTAACTgcagagaattgatgtttttcagtGTATTTAATGTGATGATATTGCACTCGGAATAACCCATGGCTTTAAGAAATGTCATGATTCTAGAACTAAGAAGGATAACGAAAGAGAGCCTAACCTTAATTTTGCAAGTTACTGTTTAAGATGCTGTTAATATTTACTGATTATGGACAGGTCTGTCTGGGTGTTGATAGGAATGTTTAGCTATCCTAGATATTGtcaattttccaaaataattggATGAATTCTCTCCAGTAGTGAATGAGAGTTACAGTTTCCCTGGACTCCTACCAGCATTTGATCTGcttcttctgcttatttttgtcACTCTCATTGGTGTGTAGTGGCGTTACATTATAgttctaattttcatttctctgattaataAAGTAGAGTacctttcatatatttattgggtATTTGGGTATCCTTTTTGTAAAAATGTGCATTCAGtttttttgcccatttaaaaaattgaattgtgTTCACTTTGCTTACTGATTTTTTGGaggtttttatatattctgtattttaGTTCTTTGTCATATGCCTAGCACTACTCTAtcactttgcttttctctctgttggtaacttcttctttattgaaatatactatgtacataaaataaaattcacaggtGTTTAATGTAGCTTGatgaatttttacatttatatgcaGTTATGTAGGTACAACTCAAATTAAACTAGGACCTGTTTTTCGCTGCAGGTTTTCTCGTAGCCTTTCCCAGTCGGTGCCTGCCTTTCCCTACTCCCCAGATAACTGCTGTTCTTAGCTGTGTCGTCACAAACTAGCGTCTGCTGTTCCTGAACGCGGCATAGAAGATGTCATGTGcaacttactttctttttttcggTCTGGTCTCTTTTGCTCCACGTAATGCTTTTGGAGTTCATCCGTTTGTTGCGTGAATCGGTCCGTTCTCTTTTTACTGCTGTGCACTAATCCATTGTGTGACTATACAGGCATACCTCGGAGACACTGCAGATTTGGTTCCAGACCGCCACAATAAAGCGAGTATCACAATAAAGCGAGTATCACAATAAAGCGAGTATCACAATAAAGCGAGTCACACggattttttggtttcccagtgcatataaaatttatatttacactATACTATAGTCTGTTTAGTGTACAATAGCGTTCTgtctaaaaaacaatgtacataccttaattgaaaatatttattgctaaaaaatgctagccatcatctgagccttcagtgagttgtagtagtaacatcaaagatcactgatcacagatcaccagaagaaatataatagtaataatgaaaaagcCTGAAATACtacaagaattaccaaaatgtgacccaGAGATGCAAAGTGAGCAGATGCTGTTGGAAGGATGGCGTCAATCTAGACTTGCTCCACGCGGGGTCGCAGCGAACCTTCAGCCTGTGGAAGAGCACTATCTGCCCAGTGCAGTGAGCCGAGGTATGCCTGTACCCCGCTGCGTCTGTCTGCTTGTGACACTCGTGGCTTTCATCACCAAAGCTGCTTCGAGCGTCCTTTGTGCGCGCCCTTGGTGGACACGTGCACTCTCTTCTCTGGGGCCGGTAGCCGGGAGTGGGCGTGCAGAGCACTTCTGGGCCCTTGATTCTGTGCTGTTGGCCACTGTGTATGCCAGTGCCACACTCTTCTGGTTGCTGAGCTTTGCAATAGGTTTTGAAGTCAGGAAGTGTGAGGCCTGCAACTTTGTTCTTTATCAAGATTATTTTGACTCTTTGGAGTTCCTTGTGGTCACTTAAGAATTTTAGGATGGATGATTCTatttttgcaaaaaagaaaaaatccattgggattttgatagggattatattTAATCTTTAGATCCATGTGACTCATGGCTCTGAACTCCTTTGTTTACAAATATGTGGAatattgtatatcttttttgttgatttgtattttaatatCACTGTAGTCAGAGAACAGATGATTTCAGACCTTTGAAATAAGCTGAGGATTGGTTTGTGACTAAGCATACTGGAATATGCCACTTGGGAAGACTGTAGTCTAGTcactgcgtgcgtgcgtgcgtgtgtgcgtgtgcgtgtgcgtgcgtgtgtgtgtgtgcgtgtgtgcgtgcgtgtgtgtggcCTGCATATATCAGTTAGACAAGTGTTATTTGTGGTGTTTGGACTTCTGGAGACtttctgatttttgtgtgtgtctgttcatCAGTTATTGAGGGAAGTTCACTAGAAATCTCCCCTTTGGTTATgaatttgtgtttcttcttttagtatgtttatttttgctttatatattttgaaactgTCAAACTAGGTCAGATGATCTAGTACAGATTTGTATGATATCCAAGGAATTACGGTATCTGTCTTGTAGTttgtattattataaatattgctatttattattataaaatgtttgttttgtaaTGCACTTGTCTTAAAAgctattttgtctaatattagTATAGCTAAGcgagctttcttttgatttatatttctgtcataTATCCTTTCTGTTTTATTACTTTTACTCCTTCTATGTTTCTATATTTAAGAGTTTTTCTTATAATCAATGGATGGtggattttttattatttttttatccagACTGACAGGCTTCCATTCTGTAACATTGAATATAATTACCAGTACGTGTGAATTTGTATCGtttactgtttgttttctgtttaaccGCTTGtcttatgtttctttttcctctctctctttccctttctttaatctactttttgtttttcagtttttatccTATTGTTATTATTAGTTTTTTCAAATGGGTACTCTAGAGATTATTTGTACCTTCTTGACTATagtataataaaaatgatttttacccCTTTTCTTTTAATGCTATAATCTTAGAACAGTAACTCCAGTTACACATGTGAACATCTTTTGTGTCGTTTTGTCCTGCATTTTAATTTACGTATATTTTGAACACCTCAAGTTGTTTTATATTGCCAATACTATTTATATTTATCCACCTATTTACCTTTTCTGTTGCTCTTTATTCTTTCCTGCAATTACTTGCTTCCTTTAAAGATTATTCTCCTTCTTCTGAATCTtctagtgccttttttttttcatttatgcctCTTGGCAATTAAATCTCTCAGTCTTTGTCTGAATTCTTACTTtgcctttttttattttgaaaaatgttcagtCATTTAGAAATGTTGTATTTGTGAACATCCATGGAAATTTTACCTAGATTCAACAGTTAACATTGTTTCCACAtttgctttctctgttttttttttacctgattCATTTGGGAGTTCAGTTTTCCCCCTAAATATTCAGTATATAACTCCTAAGAATAGAGTCTTCTCCTATATAACTGCAATACAGTTAACATACACATAATTTGTCACTGATACACATTATATAATCTATATTCATATTTCATTTCTCAATAATGTATTTGCTAGCATTAGgttctattttgattttttgttcttttcaatttGAGATCCAATCAAGAATCATGTGTTGTATTTAGTTGTAATGCTTTCTTGGTCTGCTTTTTTATGCAGAATTATTTCTTAgcctttttttaaacattcatgtCAGATAGTTTTGGAGTGTTGGTTAGTTTTGTAGAATGTCCTCAGTTTGAATTTATCTTACTGTTCTATCGTGATTAGATGCAAGTCAGACATTTTTGGCTGGATATCACATTACCTCATCCTCTTATATTTCTAGGTTGGGAGTCTCGGTATTTCATCAGGTATTCCATTCTTTGTCATGCTCATATCAGTCCATATCCGAAAGATAAGTGCTAAGgcttgatatttttaattttcaactttAACCATACATCATGAATTGTTGTGACACTTCTGTTAAAATCAACTATATTGGGAACCCCTAGACCACTCCTAGATTTGATGGTTTGCTTAAAAGACTCACAGGACTAGCATATCGTTTTACTCATGGTTAAGATTTATTTTAGCAAAAGGGTACAAAGcaaaatcagcaaagggaaaaggagCATGGTGGGTGAAGTATAGAGGAAATCAGGTACAAAGTTTCCCAGTGAAGTCTCATAAGATGTATATAATTATTTGTCAGTGAGCTTTATCAGCACATGTGGAATGCTGTCTACTAGGGAAGCTCATTAAAGACTTTGTGCCCAGGGATGTCATTAGGAGTTCTTAATGAAGGCACCCTCTGCCTAGCATGTGCCAAAATTCCAGACTCCCAGAAGAAAAGTCAATGTTCAGCATAAACCGTATTGCTTGCACAAACAAGTAAGGCACAGTGAGTGTCTCTTACAAGTTAGGGTAGCAGGAACCTTCTTGAAATACAAGTTTCTAGAAGCCAGCCAAGGGCCAGACTTGGCAAGCAGGCGTTTTCAAGGAGAGCAGTTTAGGTCATCTATTAACTCTGTTCTGCAGTAGCTACCTATCCAAACACTTGACTCATCTTACTAGGAAAAGTTGTTGGGGATCTGAAATAGGTCAGCTATGCCATATCTAATATAATCAATTTTCTTCTcaacaaaactgacaaataatCAATGgtgatgaaaaacaaaattggTTTTCTTTTAACATTGTTGGAAATTATACTCAATGAGGAAAGAGCAAAATTCTTCTCAATCGTAAGcttaagattttaatatttttaaatattttagattgaGGTAATCCAAATGCCAATATGTCAGTAACCTTTTCTTACTTGGATAATTTTTGTTATTGGGTGGAGAAAATGGTTGTGTAAAGAATTACGCATGCATTCCTCTCTTCTAGCCTAAGAAAGCTGTCAAGGTCAAACCTCGTCCACCCATAGCTCCTCGACCTTCCAGTAGCTCCACAGCAGCTGCTCGCCGGAGATTGTTGAGAGTTCTTCCGCACATTGGGCAATCTTGTCTACCTTCTCCTGGGGGCGCATGTCTGCCTGCCTCAGCCAGCAGAGCAGCTGCAAGTTCGGCAGCTCCGCCCCCTGCTGATAGGCCCGTATCATCTGTCACTGGTGATTTTCTCAAGGAAGGTGGAAACTGGGAGAGTTACACGCTGCCTCGTTCCAGTAGTGGCCTCAAACTGCCATCCCAGATGCCTCCCACGGAGTCTGAAACTGACAAAGAGCGTGCTGACACTGTTCGCCAGCTTGGGTCGTCCCTGCCTAGGCGGACAAAGCGCTTTTCGGGAAAGCTGTCCGCTAACAACGAGGATGACACTGGCTTATTTCCAGCCGCAGAAGGGTGTGTCACCGAAGAGCCGCTTCCACCTGAAGCGGGTTCGTCCGCTTCCCTTACAGAAGGGAGTGCTGGTGAGCAGAGCAGTGGCGTGGGAGGCACGCGCAGGGGAAACCTGGAGTCCTCGCTCCTTAATGCGGATAGAGGCTCGAAAGCTAGAGAGCAGCATCTCAAGCACGCTGCGAAAGTGTTGAACGGTGAGTCAGAGGCTTCAGTTCTCAGCCACCGTGAATTAAGTCCTCACAAGAACAGACTCTTATCACCTCTTCGCTGTTCTGCACCGACGTCACTCCATAATTCTCTGGCGAAACCACAGAGACAGTCCAAATGTTTTGAGTCTGGGAGCCTCCAGTCTTCTGCTTCACAAAACGTGCTTCGGTCATTGGATGTTCGAAATATAACTGATCCTTCTTTCTCTAGGACTACTCGCTTTCGAGCCGTTAAAGTTGATTCAACTGGTAAAAGATCTGATATTATTTCTAAAGTTGAGGCTCGGGATATCACAGAAATGGCTAACAGGGCATCCAAAGAGCCTGTGGGTTTTGTAAATAATATAGGTTTTCTTGCTTCGCTGGCCCGGAGTGCAAGCAGAGACAGCTTACAGAGTGCACGTGGGGCAGGCAGGCTGCGGACCTCTGGAATTGGGCTGTCTACAAACCTCGAGCATTTTCAGGAAGAGAGCCTTAGGAGAAGTTCTCCTCAGTCAGAaactacagaattttttttagtaAGTATTTGCCTTTCAGTGTGTTCTGCTAGTTATCCTTGTAGTGATTCAGGgtactttgttttttgtttacatGTTAAATAAAGAGGTCTAAGGTTGAATTCTTTTCATAACTTCCTCTTCAAATGTCTTTCTAGTTTATAGAAAATTTTTTGACagttgaattttaaataatgttttagttCTAAATTTAGAACTATAATTTGAaagtagttttttattttaattttaaacaatttatcatatatttaaaaatgctaaatattttaattaatgtttttccctaataagaaattttatttgagccatCAGATTTTACTCTCTTCCATCCAAGTTCTAACCAGACCTGACCTTACTTAGCTTCCAAGATCAGACAGGATCAGGCACATTCAGAGTCATGCGGCCATAGACAACGTTTACTCTCTTGAAGGTAAAGAATAAGCACAATATTGATGGATGTGACAGTCAGGTCTCAGGTTAATTTACttaaaaagagattaaataatttaaaatgaaagttcATCACCATTTTTGTCataaaatattatgattttaTGTTAGGTGATCTCTCCTCTGTTTTCCATTAACTCACCTCTATAgatgttttgtgttttaattgtAGTCTGCCCGTGGTATTGGAATGAATGGAAATAATACAACGTCAGGGAAAAGAGTAGGTAAGCTACAGATAATTTTGAAAACAATATAAGGCTAATAATCATAGCATTATGCATACTGTGAATTAGAATTTTCAAAGAGCAATGGGAAGAACATTCTCTGTGGTATATGCAGAGGAAACTTCCTTAGACTTTGTTCCACTG
This genomic window contains:
- the ZFAND4 gene encoding AN1-type zinc finger protein 4 isoform X5, whose product is MGNRKDPPFFNEDNVGPFCYRLPFYDTMELFIETLTGTCFELRVSPFEAIISVKAKIQRLEGIPICQQHLIWNNMELEDDYCLNYYNISEGCTLKLVLAMRGGPINTSRVPVEDPLKEMAEYMESSRDEVWEKTSCNKQVTLLVYQEGDQLNFFRVVDRGDGTLTPLSESLSSGSVYSLCADEDEEIEPSPSGQQIIENSITMNKMKLLKAKMETMNLSKKPKKAVKVKPRPPIAPRPSSSSTAAARRRLLRVLPHIGQSCLPSPGGACLPASASRAAASSAAPPPADRPVSSVTGDFLKEGGNWESYTLPRSSSGLKLPSQMPPTESETDKERADTVRQLGSSLPRRTKRFSGKLSANNEDDTGLFPAAEGCVTEEPLPPEAGSSASLTEGSAGEQSSGVGGTRRGNLESSLLNADRGSKAREQHLKHAAKVLNGESEASVLSHRELSPHKNRLLSPLRCSAPTSLHNSLAKPQRQSKCFESGSLQSSASQNVLRSLDVRNITDPSFSRTTRFRAVKVDSTGKRSDIISKVEARDITEMANRASKEPVGFVNNIGFLASLARSASRDSLQSARGAGRLRTSGIGLSTNLEHFQEESLRRSSPQSETTEFFLSARGIGMNGNNTTSGKRVGECTHHLPPVKAPVQTKKKTTKHCFLCGKKTGLATSYECRCGNNFCASHRYAETHSCTYDYKSAGRRYLQEANPAVNAPKLPKI
- the ZFAND4 gene encoding AN1-type zinc finger protein 4 isoform X9 encodes the protein MGNRKDPPFFNEDNVGPFCYRLPFYDTMELFIETLTGTCFELRVSPFEAIISVKAKIQRLEGIPICQQHLIWNNMELEDDYCLNYYNISEGCTLKLVLAMRGGPINTSRVPVEDPLKEMAEYMESSRDEVWEKTSCNKQVTLLVYQEGDQLNFFRVVDRGDGTLTPLSESLSSGSVYSLCADEDEEIEPSPSGQQIIENSITMNKMKLLKAKMETMNLSKKPKKAVKVKPRPPIAPRPSSSSTAAARRRLLRVLPHIGQSCLPSPGGACLPASASRAAASSAAPPPADRPVSSVTGDFLKEGGNWESYTLPRSSSGLKLPSQMPPTESETDKERADTVRQLGSSLPRRTKRFSGKLSANNEDDTGLFPAAEGCVTEEPLPPEAGSSASLTEGSAGEQSSGVGGTRRGNLESSLLNADRGSKAREQHLKHAAKVLNGESEASVLSHRELSPHKNRLLSPLRCSAPTSLHNSLAKPQRQSKCFESGSLQSSASQNVLRSLDVRNITDPSFSRTTRFRAVKVDSTGKRSDIISKVEARDITEMANRASKEPVGFVNNIGFLASLARSASRDSLQSARGAGRLRTSGIGLSTNLEHFQEESLRRSSPQSETTEFFLENVLITSHL
- the ZFAND4 gene encoding AN1-type zinc finger protein 4 isoform X3; the protein is MGNRKDPPFFNEDNVGPFCYRLPFYDTMELFIETLTGTCFELRVSPFEAIISVKAKIQRLEDNHLAEKARPEESGITEISLHQLMSLEASAAGIPICQQHLIWNNMELEDDYCLNYYNISEGCTLKLVLAMRGGPINTSRVPVEDPLKEMAEYMESSRDEVWEKTSCNKQVTLLVYQEGDQLNFFRVVDRGDGTLTPLSESLSGSVYSLCADEDEEIEPSPSGQQIIENSITMNKMKLLKAKMETMNLSKKPKKAVKVKPRPPIAPRPSSSSTAAARRRLLRVLPHIGQSCLPSPGGACLPASASRAAASSAAPPPADRPVSSVTGDFLKEGGNWESYTLPRSSSGLKLPSQMPPTESETDKERADTVRQLGSSLPRRTKRFSGKLSANNEDDTGLFPAAEGCVTEEPLPPEAGSSASLTEGSAGEQSSGVGGTRRGNLESSLLNADRGSKAREQHLKHAAKVLNGESEASVLSHRELSPHKNRLLSPLRCSAPTSLHNSLAKPQRQSKCFESGSLQSSASQNVLRSLDVRNITDPSFSRTTRFRAVKVDSTGKRSDIISKVEARDITEMANRASKEPVGFVNNIGFLASLARSASRDSLQSARGAGRLRTSGIGLSTNLEHFQEESLRRSSPQSETTEFFLSARGIGMNGNNTTSGKRVGECTHHLPPVKAPVQTKKKTTKHCFLCGKKTGLATSYECRCGNNFCASHRYAETHSCTYDYKSAGRRYLQEANPAVNAPKLPKI
- the ZFAND4 gene encoding AN1-type zinc finger protein 4 isoform X8, with product MGNRKDPPFFNEDNVGPFCYRLPFYDTMELFIETLTGTCFELRVSPFEAIISVKAKIQRLEGIPICQQHLIWNNMELEDDYCLNYYNISEGCTLKLVLAMRGGPINTSRVPVEDPLKEMAEYMESSRDEVWEKTSCNKQVTLLVYQEGDQLNFFRVVDRGDGTLTPLSESLSGSVYSLCADEDEEIEPSPSGQQIIENSITMNKMKLLKAKMETMNLSKKPKKAVKVKPRPPIAPRPSSSSTAAARRRLLRVLPHIGQSCLPSPGGACLPASASRAAASSAAPPPADRPVSSVTGDFLKEGGNWESYTLPRSSSGLKLPSQMPPTESETDKERADTVRQLGSSLPRRTKRFSGKLSANNEDDTGLFPAAEGCVTEEPLPPEAGSSASLTEGSAGEQSSGVGGTRRGNLESSLLNADRGSKAREQHLKHAAKVLNGESEASVLSHRELSPHKNRLLSPLRCSAPTSLHNSLAKPQRQSKCFESGSLQSSASQNVLRSLDVRNITDPSFSRTTRFRAVKVDSTGKRSDIISKVEARDITEMANRASKEPVGFVNNIGFLASLARSASRDSLQSARGAGRLRTSGIGLSTNLEHFQEESLRRSSPQSETTEFFLSARGIGMNGNNTTSGKRVGECTHHLPPVKAPVQTKKKTTKHCFLCGKKTGLATSYECRQVG